The proteins below are encoded in one region of Borrelia duttonii Ly:
- a CDS encoding tetratricopeptide repeat protein — protein MLSNIVYVSLPENFTSHIKGFLFDPKVLLPVEVSDIEHFSQDELSFESIMSAILKISAYDQNNVNFPYYKKLLLALNPNIINILINVGLSKIDEGDYNLALEIFLSLKGVEGENEVILFNLALLYEKMAENFLRLEQHMDAISSNQNALNIYERLLTLDSPNENVFANAGFFFVKQYKLDRAKELLRHYLRISNNLGLKNKVNEILNVIEVHKDLALNLERIYDLIILSKEDEAICELIKLLEYHKDSWNVWFLLGWGYRRKGFYLQAKDAFLKVLFFDSNNVDAMNEISICLMELFKFDESLKYLLRALELEPDNIKIISNLGILYLKMERKKEAREYFQIILEYDPNDPIALKYLELLEK, from the coding sequence ATGCTTAGTAATATTGTTTATGTTTCTCTTCCTGAGAATTTTACAAGTCATATTAAAGGTTTTTTATTTGATCCTAAGGTATTATTGCCTGTTGAGGTTAGTGATATTGAGCACTTTTCTCAAGATGAACTTAGTTTTGAATCCATTATGTCTGCAATTCTTAAGATTTCTGCTTATGACCAAAATAATGTTAACTTTCCTTATTATAAGAAGCTTTTATTAGCTTTAAATCCAAATATTATTAATATTCTTATTAATGTTGGTCTTTCTAAGATTGATGAGGGAGATTATAATTTGGCTCTTGAAATTTTTTTGTCATTAAAAGGTGTTGAAGGTGAGAATGAGGTTATTCTTTTTAATTTAGCTTTATTATATGAAAAAATGGCTGAAAATTTTTTAAGACTTGAGCAACATATGGATGCTATTAGTAGTAATCAAAATGCTTTAAATATTTATGAAAGGCTATTAACACTTGATAGTCCTAATGAAAATGTATTTGCAAATGCTGGGTTTTTTTTTGTTAAGCAATATAAATTAGATAGGGCGAAAGAACTACTGAGGCATTATTTAAGAATTTCTAATAATTTAGGATTGAAGAATAAGGTAAATGAAATTTTAAATGTTATAGAAGTTCATAAAGATTTAGCTTTAAATCTTGAGAGAATATATGATTTGATAATTTTATCAAAGGAAGATGAAGCTATTTGTGAACTTATTAAGCTATTAGAATATCACAAAGATTCCTGGAATGTTTGGTTTTTGCTTGGATGGGGGTATAGAAGAAAGGGATTTTACTTGCAGGCAAAAGATGCTTTTCTTAAAGTGTTGTTTTTTGATTCTAATAATGTTGATGCTATGAATGAAATTTCAATTTGTTTAATGGAGTTATTTAAATTTGATGAAAGTCTTAAATATTTACTTAGAGCATTAGAACTTGAACCTGATAATATTAAAATTATTTCAAATCTTGGTATTCTTTATTTAAAGATGGAGCGTAAAAAAGAGGCTAGAGAATATTTTCAAATCATTCTTGAATATGATCCAAATGATCCTATTGCTCTTAAGTATTTGGAATTGTTAGAAAAATAA
- a CDS encoding CoA-disulfide reductase: protein MKIIIIGGTAAGTSAAAKAKRINKELNIVIYEKTNTTSFGACGLPYFIGKFFDEPNNMIARTPEQFKQNGISVFPKHEVTKVDIKNNILQVKNLQTQEIFNDTYDKLMIATGGTPIIPPINNIKLKNFYTLRNMKDGKEIRELLNKQEIKNIIIIGAGYIGIEMVEATKAREKNVRIIQLDKRILTESFDKEITNIMEEELIKNNVLLHTNEFVTSLIGKDKVEGIITNKSEYKADLVILSTGIKPATEFLEGQLDTLKNGAIIVNEYGETSAKNIFAAGDCATIYNIISNQNDYIPLATTANKLGKIIGENLAGKRVSFKGTLGSASIKVLSLEAARSGLTEEMALKLGIQYKTVFIKDKNHTNYYPNQEDLYIKLIYNQDTKEILGAQIIGKNGAALRMHALSLAIYSKLKINELGMMDFAYSPPFSKTWDALNIAGNAAK, encoded by the coding sequence ATGAAAATAATAATTATTGGAGGAACTGCAGCAGGAACAAGCGCTGCAGCAAAAGCAAAACGAATAAACAAAGAATTAAATATAGTTATTTACGAGAAAACAAATACCACATCCTTTGGTGCTTGTGGACTACCTTATTTCATTGGAAAATTTTTTGACGAACCAAATAATATGATAGCCCGGACACCTGAACAATTTAAACAGAATGGAATATCAGTATTTCCTAAACACGAAGTCACTAAAGTAGATATCAAAAATAATATTCTTCAAGTAAAAAATCTTCAAACACAAGAAATATTCAATGATACCTATGATAAATTAATGATTGCAACTGGGGGAACCCCTATAATTCCACCAATTAACAATATTAAACTAAAAAATTTTTATACTTTAAGAAATATGAAAGATGGTAAGGAAATCAGAGAACTCTTAAACAAACAAGAAATAAAAAACATCATAATAATTGGGGCTGGATATATTGGAATTGAAATGGTAGAAGCTACTAAAGCACGAGAAAAAAATGTAAGAATTATTCAATTGGATAAACGAATATTAACAGAATCATTTGACAAAGAAATCACAAATATAATGGAAGAAGAGCTTATAAAAAACAACGTTTTACTTCATACAAATGAATTCGTAACAAGTTTAATAGGAAAAGACAAAGTTGAAGGAATTATTACAAACAAATCTGAATACAAAGCAGATCTTGTAATACTCTCTACAGGCATAAAACCTGCAACTGAATTTTTAGAAGGTCAACTTGATACATTAAAAAACGGTGCAATAATTGTAAATGAATACGGTGAAACCAGTGCAAAAAACATTTTTGCTGCAGGAGATTGTGCCACAATATATAACATTATAAGCAATCAAAATGATTATATTCCTCTTGCAACAACAGCTAATAAATTGGGAAAAATAATTGGTGAAAACCTAGCAGGAAAACGAGTATCTTTTAAAGGCACATTGGGATCTGCATCTATTAAAGTTTTATCACTAGAAGCAGCTAGATCTGGTCTTACTGAAGAGATGGCATTAAAACTTGGAATCCAATATAAAACGGTATTTATCAAAGATAAAAACCATACAAACTATTATCCCAATCAAGAAGATTTATATATTAAGCTAATCTATAATCAAGATACAAAAGAAATTCTTGGTGCACAAATAATTGGAAAAAATGGAGCTGCACTAAGAATGCACGCATTATCCCTTGCTATTTATTCAAAACTTAAAATAAATGAACTTGGAATGATGGATTTTGCATATTCTCCACCATTCTCCAAAACTTGGGATGCATTAAATATTGCTGGTAATGCAGCAAAATAA
- a CDS encoding penicillin-binding protein 1A, with protein MLVYFTYFIISFSIIFLSITIVETINIQKDKKFGNINPAIPSKLFDTNGKLITQFISDENRELLPLREMPNNLINTLLIREDLSFFFHRGFSLMGILRAAFNIVLGRYFSGGSTLTQQLAKLLYTNQAKRSVLRKLNEIWWAIQLEKKLSKYEILEKYLNKVYFGNGNYGVVAASKFFFNKSVKDINTAEAVLMIIQLPNAKLYSPFYNPKFAKKIQRAVLNQVVSHGIITPELAESEFNEYWQNYDWTRMADTPAISDKEDHAPYFSEYVRQRITKYLPSEANIYKDGYSIYTTLDLEAQKHANEITQEMITKARKMYNSTKSSETLVINSEIVPIIDTMADLFGIRNTRINGRQYTKLKTRKFYEDNIDLLASFAAILGIDKIDKATRAYTINNKTNPNLLVQPEGALISLDTTTGAIKAMVGGSGYRKGSEFNRATQAKIQPGSAFKVLYFSAAIELKKITAATMLSDSPVAFFNQEGEVYAPENYGGKWRGNVLTRKALALSLNIPALRILDKLGFDNAIKYSAKLLGIKDQNEINKIFPKVYPLALGVTSTSPIQMARAFAILGNNGKEVEPYGIKYIEDRNGKVIANVESEILTSIKNKGANAQIVSPQTAYIMTDMMKSTIQYGTLSNQRYTNLKNFKSDIVGKSGTTQNWADGWTIGYSPYITTAIWVGFDKKGYSLGTAGTGTALAGPTWGKFMAEYHKNLPQKVFIRPKGIINVQVQSETGLLPEGVPNETIINEIFITGSQPFEKSKYYENKSEFLNKMEFNIYGIDNINDNDELNFDTTEFEYLTNDFHQYNKTENEKIHENNTNTINNDKFNDNINMDIQNDDFEYDNQEENMQHSIQDANKTENETNNTITDDNNNVDDSIKTTDQPNNTEPKKNPLISDEKQDNEIEHKDVNGENIQLD; from the coding sequence ATGCTAGTTTATTTTACCTATTTTATTATCAGTTTTTCAATCATTTTTTTATCAATTACCATAGTTGAAACTATAAATATTCAAAAAGATAAAAAATTTGGAAATATAAACCCTGCTATACCATCAAAACTTTTTGATACCAATGGCAAGCTCATAACACAATTTATATCTGATGAGAATAGAGAATTATTACCGTTAAGAGAAATGCCTAATAATTTAATAAATACACTCTTGATACGAGAAGATCTCAGCTTTTTTTTTCACAGAGGCTTCTCATTAATGGGAATTTTAAGAGCTGCATTTAACATTGTTCTTGGAAGATATTTCTCAGGTGGTAGTACTCTAACACAACAATTAGCAAAACTGCTCTACACAAATCAAGCAAAAAGATCTGTTTTAAGAAAATTAAATGAAATTTGGTGGGCAATACAGCTTGAAAAAAAATTATCAAAATATGAAATACTTGAAAAATATTTAAACAAAGTCTATTTTGGAAATGGAAATTATGGCGTAGTAGCAGCTTCAAAGTTTTTCTTCAACAAAAGTGTTAAAGATATTAACACCGCAGAAGCTGTTTTAATGATTATACAGTTACCCAATGCAAAACTTTATTCACCATTTTATAATCCAAAATTCGCAAAAAAAATACAAAGAGCTGTATTAAATCAGGTAGTATCTCATGGCATTATCACCCCTGAATTAGCTGAATCAGAATTTAATGAATATTGGCAAAATTATGACTGGACTCGTATGGCAGATACACCAGCTATATCTGACAAAGAAGATCATGCTCCTTATTTTTCAGAATATGTAAGACAAAGAATAACTAAATATCTACCATCAGAAGCCAATATATACAAAGATGGATACTCAATATATACAACACTTGATCTTGAAGCACAAAAACATGCAAATGAAATTACACAAGAAATGATTACAAAAGCAAGAAAAATGTATAATTCTACAAAATCATCTGAAACATTAGTAATAAATTCAGAAATAGTACCAATAATTGATACAATGGCCGATTTATTTGGCATAAGAAATACTAGAATAAATGGTAGACAATATACAAAATTAAAAACAAGAAAATTTTATGAGGATAATATTGATCTTCTTGCAAGCTTTGCTGCAATTTTAGGTATTGATAAAATAGACAAAGCAACAAGAGCTTACACAATAAACAATAAAACAAACCCAAACTTACTTGTGCAACCAGAAGGTGCATTAATATCACTAGACACCACAACAGGAGCCATCAAAGCAATGGTTGGAGGAAGTGGTTATAGAAAGGGAAGCGAATTTAATAGAGCAACTCAAGCAAAAATTCAACCTGGAAGCGCATTTAAAGTTTTATATTTCTCAGCGGCTATTGAATTAAAAAAAATAACAGCTGCAACAATGCTCTCAGATTCTCCAGTAGCCTTTTTTAATCAGGAAGGAGAGGTGTATGCCCCTGAAAATTATGGAGGGAAATGGCGAGGAAATGTCTTAACACGCAAAGCACTAGCTTTATCTCTAAATATTCCCGCCCTTAGAATACTTGATAAATTGGGTTTTGACAATGCAATTAAATATTCGGCTAAATTACTAGGAATCAAAGATCAAAATGAAATAAACAAAATATTCCCTAAAGTATATCCCCTTGCACTTGGAGTCACATCAACATCTCCAATACAAATGGCAAGAGCATTTGCTATTTTAGGAAATAATGGAAAAGAAGTAGAACCATATGGAATTAAATATATAGAAGATCGAAATGGAAAAGTAATAGCAAATGTAGAATCTGAAATACTAACATCAATCAAAAATAAAGGTGCTAATGCACAAATAGTATCTCCTCAAACTGCTTACATTATGACAGATATGATGAAATCAACAATTCAATATGGTACTCTATCAAATCAAAGATATACAAATCTTAAAAATTTTAAATCTGATATTGTAGGTAAATCAGGAACAACCCAAAATTGGGCCGACGGATGGACAATAGGATATTCACCTTATATAACAACAGCTATATGGGTTGGTTTTGACAAAAAAGGATATTCATTGGGAACTGCAGGAACAGGAACAGCACTAGCTGGCCCTACTTGGGGTAAGTTTATGGCAGAATATCATAAAAACTTACCCCAAAAGGTATTTATACGACCCAAAGGAATAATTAATGTACAAGTCCAATCAGAAACAGGTCTATTACCAGAAGGTGTACCTAATGAAACAATAATAAATGAAATATTCATTACAGGAAGCCAACCATTTGAAAAATCAAAATACTATGAAAACAAATCTGAATTTTTAAATAAAATGGAATTCAATATTTATGGTATCGACAACATTAATGACAATGATGAACTAAACTTCGATACTACCGAATTTGAATATCTCACAAACGATTTTCATCAATACAATAAAACAGAAAATGAAAAAATTCATGAAAATAATACTAATACAATTAATAATGATAAATTTAATGATAATATTAATATGGATATACAAAATGATGATTTTGAATACGACAATCAAGAGGAAAACATGCAACATAGTATCCAAGATGCTAATAAAACAGAGAACGAAACCAACAACACAATAACAGATGACAATAACAATGTAGATGATAGTATTAAAACTACAGATCAACCAAATAATACAGAACCTAAAAAAAATCCTCTTATCAGTGATGAAAAACAAGATAATGAAATTGAACATAAAGATGTCAATGGAGAAAATATACAATTGGATTAA
- a CDS encoding glucose-6-phosphate isomerase translates to MIHYNDLNKLKSFQELKQMNPEKLKTVLNENRIQEYDIKIEGNHVHYNYATKQINEAHLKLFQNLSDEANLIEKYKEIINGKHINLSENRKVLHHLTRGQLGTTVTDNNENMREFFERELHKIFEFAQKIQNGTIKNTNGKVFKNVVQIGIGGSSLGPKALYTTIKNYAQQKNLYKMKAYFISNVDPDEAEEVLSEINLQETLFIVVSKSGTTLETSSNMQFLIKKLKDNGIEEYKKQIIIITSQGSMLALEKGYLEYFFMHDSIGGRFSPTSAVGLALITLCFTEDITKEILKGAHEADKQALNKNIRENAPLLASIISIYESNILNYSSNCIIAYSKAMENFYLHLQQLEMESNGKSVNRFGEQIDYKTVRIIWGGIGTDVQHSFFQMLHQGTEIVPMDLIGFSQSQLKQDVSLDGTSSNDKLKANLIAQIIAFAIGKENINQNKSFKGERPSALIYSKELTPYTIGAILSHYENKVMFEGFLLNINSFDQEGVQLGKIIANKILKDDNSQDKIIKSYDRLF, encoded by the coding sequence ATGATTCATTATAATGACCTTAATAAGCTTAAAAGTTTTCAAGAATTAAAACAAATGAATCCCGAAAAACTAAAGACAGTATTAAATGAAAACAGAATTCAAGAATATGACATCAAAATAGAAGGAAATCACGTACATTATAACTATGCTACAAAACAAATCAATGAAGCTCATTTAAAGTTATTTCAAAATTTAAGCGATGAAGCAAATCTAATAGAAAAGTATAAAGAAATCATTAATGGAAAACATATTAATCTTAGTGAAAATAGAAAAGTTTTACATCACTTAACAAGAGGACAACTTGGTACAACAGTTACAGATAACAATGAAAATATGCGAGAATTTTTTGAAAGAGAACTTCATAAAATTTTTGAATTTGCACAAAAAATACAAAATGGTACTATTAAAAATACAAATGGAAAAGTTTTTAAAAATGTCGTACAAATTGGTATTGGGGGTTCAAGTCTTGGCCCAAAAGCACTATACACTACAATTAAAAACTATGCTCAACAAAAAAATTTATACAAAATGAAAGCATATTTTATTTCAAATGTTGACCCAGATGAAGCAGAAGAGGTTTTAAGCGAAATAAATCTTCAAGAAACTTTATTTATTGTCGTATCAAAAAGTGGAACTACACTAGAAACATCATCTAATATGCAATTCTTAATTAAAAAATTAAAAGATAATGGAATTGAAGAATATAAAAAACAAATTATAATCATTACATCACAAGGAAGTATGTTGGCACTCGAAAAAGGATACCTTGAGTACTTTTTTATGCATGATTCAATTGGTGGAAGATTTTCACCAACATCAGCTGTAGGGCTTGCTCTAATAACCCTTTGCTTCACAGAAGATATTACAAAAGAAATATTAAAGGGAGCTCATGAGGCTGACAAACAGGCACTAAATAAAAATATAAGAGAAAATGCACCCCTTCTAGCATCAATAATTAGTATATATGAAAGCAATATACTAAATTATAGCAGCAACTGTATTATTGCATATTCAAAAGCAATGGAAAACTTTTATCTTCATTTACAACAACTTGAAATGGAAAGCAATGGAAAAAGCGTAAACAGATTTGGGGAACAAATTGACTATAAAACAGTAAGAATAATTTGGGGAGGAATTGGAACAGATGTGCAACATTCATTCTTTCAAATGCTTCATCAAGGAACAGAAATAGTACCAATGGATTTAATAGGATTTAGCCAATCCCAATTAAAGCAAGATGTTTCTTTAGATGGAACATCAAGTAATGATAAACTAAAAGCAAATCTAATAGCTCAAATAATTGCATTTGCTATTGGAAAAGAAAATATAAATCAAAATAAAAGTTTTAAAGGAGAGAGACCCTCTGCATTAATATACTCTAAAGAGCTCACTCCTTATACAATAGGTGCGATACTCTCTCATTACGAAAATAAAGTAATGTTTGAAGGATTCCTACTAAATATCAATTCATTTGATCAAGAAGGAGTTCAACTAGGCAAAATTATTGCTAACAAAATTTTAAAGGACGATAATTCACAAGATAAAATAATCAAATCTTATGATAGACTATTTTAA
- a CDS encoding L-cystine transporter encodes MNMTITYVILNVTITFILIGFLYFLRKKHISFTKRILIALGLGIIFGTLIKYCYESNPTIIQETIQWTNIIGIGYIRLIKMMVIPLILVSIISAIIKLTNSQDIWKMSLSVIFILIFTAGIAAIIGICISIFFKLTAEGLQSGVDEIMQGQKLDRKLQVLHQTPMTQKLSELIPDNIFADMAGTRPNSTIGIVIFAALVGIVALRVAKKKPESIDFFKQIISTAQDLTLGIVTLILKSTPYAILAMITKISATSDLISIMKLGKFALASYVAIGITLLMHMTIIACNRLNPITFIKKVWPVLTFAFISRSSAATIPVNVEVQTKKLGVSEGIANLSSALGASIGQNGCAALHPAMLAIMIAPTQGINPTDPSFLLQLIGIIIITSFGVAGAGGGATIASLIVLSSMNLPVSLVGLFISIEPLIDMGRTSVNVSDSMVAGVITAKNLNQLDKNIYNNQNTK; translated from the coding sequence ATGAACATGACAATAACATATGTAATATTAAATGTTACAATAACGTTTATATTAATAGGATTTTTATATTTCTTACGCAAAAAACATATCTCTTTCACGAAAAGAATATTAATAGCTCTAGGATTAGGAATAATATTTGGTACACTCATAAAATATTGTTACGAATCAAACCCAACAATAATACAAGAAACCATTCAATGGACTAATATCATAGGAATCGGATATATAAGACTCATTAAAATGATGGTAATACCATTAATACTAGTATCAATAATATCTGCAATAATAAAATTAACAAATAGCCAAGATATTTGGAAAATGAGCTTATCAGTAATATTTATACTCATATTTACAGCAGGAATTGCTGCAATAATTGGAATTTGTATATCTATTTTTTTCAAATTAACAGCAGAGGGACTTCAATCTGGAGTTGATGAAATCATGCAAGGGCAAAAATTAGATCGCAAACTTCAAGTTTTACACCAAACTCCAATGACACAAAAACTATCAGAACTCATTCCAGACAATATATTTGCAGATATGGCAGGAACAAGACCAAACTCAACGATAGGAATAGTAATATTTGCTGCTTTAGTAGGGATTGTTGCTCTAAGAGTTGCAAAAAAAAAACCAGAGTCAATAGATTTTTTCAAACAAATAATATCAACAGCACAAGACTTAACTTTAGGAATAGTGACTTTAATCTTAAAATCAACACCTTATGCCATATTAGCAATGATCACAAAAATATCAGCAACAAGTGATCTTATAAGCATAATGAAACTTGGAAAATTTGCACTTGCATCTTATGTTGCTATAGGTATTACACTTTTAATGCACATGACGATTATTGCATGTAACAGACTCAATCCAATAACTTTTATTAAAAAAGTATGGCCAGTACTAACATTTGCATTTATATCTCGTTCCAGTGCAGCAACAATACCTGTCAATGTAGAAGTGCAAACTAAAAAACTAGGAGTTAGTGAAGGGATTGCAAATCTCTCCAGTGCACTTGGGGCATCTATTGGACAAAATGGTTGCGCAGCACTGCATCCTGCTATGCTAGCAATCATGATTGCACCTACACAAGGAATCAATCCAACAGATCCCTCATTCTTACTACAACTCATAGGAATAATAATAATAACCTCGTTTGGAGTAGCTGGAGCTGGAGGAGGTGCAACAATAGCATCCTTAATCGTTCTCTCATCAATGAATCTACCTGTTTCATTAGTTGGCCTATTTATTTCCATAGAGCCTTTAATTGATATGGGACGAACATCTGTTAATGTTAGTGACTCAATGGTTGCAGGGGTCATAACAGCCAAAAATCTTAATCAATTAGATAAAAACATTTACAATAATCAAAATACTAAATAA
- the plzA gene encoding c-di-GMP-binding receptor PlzA — translation MFFSKKIKDYEAKYRGKEIKMSTEINSFLNIKNSVEIKVGTYVVVGVIYSISMNFIKIILQQDEILPILAQNGNLGNLNIKNYDNNVVDNAFCIPSLIVKLVSTSSYSIQNKEYNLLTLEFVSSMPEEILVKIGKLLDLKLGQNQRIHERIIIDKESLKKLNLASDKAFIEVNGIKHKCLIKDMSYGGALLISYFDYEKLEESNTDLILSFDVADKKVSIVGQARNLSVIQTPNGKVLAIGIAFCEEKIPLDYTMLIHDYFN, via the coding sequence ATGTTTTTTTCTAAAAAAATAAAAGATTATGAAGCTAAATATAGGGGTAAGGAAATTAAAATGAGTACTGAAATTAATAGTTTCCTTAATATTAAAAATTCTGTTGAAATAAAAGTTGGTACTTATGTGGTGGTTGGTGTTATTTATTCTATTTCTATGAATTTTATTAAAATTATTTTGCAACAAGATGAAATTTTACCCATCTTGGCACAGAATGGAAATTTAGGCAATCTTAATATTAAAAATTATGACAATAATGTCGTGGATAATGCTTTTTGTATTCCGTCTTTAATTGTTAAGTTGGTAAGTACATCTTCTTATTCCATTCAAAATAAGGAATATAATTTGTTGACTTTAGAATTTGTATCTTCTATGCCAGAAGAAATTTTAGTTAAAATTGGTAAATTGCTTGATTTAAAGCTTGGTCAAAATCAAAGGATTCATGAGCGTATTATTATTGATAAAGAGTCTTTAAAAAAACTTAATCTTGCTTCTGATAAAGCTTTTATTGAAGTTAATGGAATTAAACATAAATGTTTGATTAAAGATATGTCTTATGGAGGTGCTCTTTTGATATCTTATTTTGATTATGAAAAATTAGAAGAGAGTAATACCGATTTGATTTTGAGTTTTGATGTTGCAGATAAGAAAGTCTCTATTGTGGGACAGGCAAGAAATTTGAGTGTTATTCAAACGCCTAATGGTAAAGTTTTAGCTATAGGTATTGCATTTTGTGAAGAAAAAATTCCTCTTGACTATACAATGTTAATACATGATTATTTTAATTAG
- a CDS encoding ATP-dependent 6-phosphofructokinase: protein MYRLKNQNLGFNIENLGECKYDNPLINFYANESHVHFTSEESKIRFNVYKNEESWNQYEDVFLEKAGPRRKIYFVPEHVKAAITTCGGLCPGFNDVIRSIVRTLWNVYGVYNIYGVKFGYKGLLSESNLSFVDLNPDVVNDINQLGGTILGSSRGGIRPVEIVDTLERMGINMLFNIGGDGTQKGSILIAEEIERRNLKIAVIGIPKTVDNDFMFVQKSFGFETAVEQSVAAVAGAHFEANSAYNGIGLVKVMGRDSGFIAAYTALSSNDVNFCLIPELDFDIEGPNGLLAHLERRLLQKESMDEIPHAVILIAEGAGQKYFDPGIRKKDDSGNLLHEDIGLYIKDKINEYFKSKDIPVNLKYIDPSYIIRSSPANASDSLYCARLGSNAVHAAMAGKTKLLISLWSTKFVHVPIKMAVIARNKVNVNGSFWRDVLASTGQPFSMKN from the coding sequence ATGTATAGGCTTAAGAATCAAAATTTGGGTTTTAATATAGAAAACCTAGGAGAATGTAAATATGATAATCCTTTAATTAATTTTTATGCTAATGAGAGTCATGTTCATTTTACTTCTGAAGAGAGTAAAATTAGATTTAACGTTTATAAAAATGAAGAGAGTTGGAATCAATATGAGGATGTTTTTTTAGAAAAGGCTGGACCTAGACGTAAAATTTATTTTGTCCCAGAACATGTTAAAGCTGCAATTACTACTTGTGGAGGTCTCTGTCCAGGTTTTAATGATGTGATTCGTTCAATTGTTAGAACTTTATGGAATGTATATGGAGTATATAATATTTATGGAGTTAAGTTTGGATATAAAGGACTTTTGTCAGAGTCTAATTTGAGTTTTGTTGATTTAAATCCTGATGTGGTTAATGATATTAATCAGCTTGGTGGTACAATACTTGGTTCATCAAGAGGAGGAATTAGACCTGTTGAAATAGTTGATACTTTAGAGAGAATGGGTATTAATATGCTTTTTAATATTGGTGGAGATGGTACACAAAAGGGTTCTATTTTAATTGCTGAGGAGATAGAGAGACGAAATTTAAAAATTGCTGTTATAGGTATTCCTAAAACAGTAGATAATGATTTTATGTTTGTTCAAAAATCTTTTGGATTTGAGACTGCTGTAGAACAATCAGTTGCCGCTGTTGCTGGTGCGCATTTTGAGGCAAATAGTGCTTATAATGGAATAGGTCTTGTTAAGGTGATGGGTAGAGATTCTGGGTTTATTGCTGCTTATACTGCTCTGTCTTCTAATGATGTTAATTTTTGTTTAATACCAGAATTAGATTTTGATATTGAGGGTCCTAATGGACTTCTTGCACATCTTGAGAGACGACTTTTACAAAAAGAAAGTATGGATGAAATTCCTCATGCAGTTATATTGATAGCAGAAGGAGCAGGACAAAAATATTTTGATCCTGGTATTAGGAAGAAAGATGATTCTGGTAATTTACTGCATGAGGATATTGGACTTTATATTAAAGATAAAATTAATGAGTATTTTAAATCTAAAGATATTCCTGTTAATCTTAAATATATTGATCCTAGTTATATTATTAGAAGTTCTCCAGCTAATGCTAGTGATTCTCTCTATTGTGCTCGTCTTGGTTCAAATGCTGTTCATGCTGCTATGGCTGGTAAAACGAAATTATTAATTAGCTTGTGGAGTACAAAATTTGTGCATGTTCCCATCAAAATGGCTGTCATTGCTAGGAATAAAGTTAATGTGAATGGTTCTTTCTGGAGGGATGTTCTTGCAAGTACTGGTCAGCCATTTAGTATGAAAAATTAA
- a CDS encoding ParB N-terminal domain-containing protein — MLIDLEQIKIKKRIRKNIGDTTTLKESIKKHGLIYPIIIDKNKNLVAGFRRYQVLKELGYKEVDVKVIPIEDKKRLLEIELDENNVRKSFTKSEAEEGEEELKNYSEKNKIIRFIKKIIIKIKKIIIKIKKQN; from the coding sequence ATGTTAATAGATTTAGAACAAATAAAAATCAAAAAACGAATCAGAAAAAATATAGGAGATACAACAACTCTTAAAGAAAGCATTAAAAAACATGGGCTGATTTATCCTATAATAATAGACAAAAATAAAAACTTAGTGGCAGGTTTTAGAAGATATCAAGTATTAAAAGAACTTGGATATAAAGAGGTCGACGTCAAAGTAATTCCAATAGAAGATAAAAAAAGATTACTTGAAATCGAACTTGATGAAAATAATGTCAGAAAATCATTTACAAAAAGTGAAGCAGAAGAAGGTGAAGAAGAACTCAAAAATTATTCAGAAAAAAACAAAATAATCAGATTTATAAAAAAAATAATAATAAAAATAAAAAAAATAATAATAAAAATAAAAAAACAAAATTAA